The Lathyrus oleraceus cultivar Zhongwan6 chromosome 5, CAAS_Psat_ZW6_1.0, whole genome shotgun sequence genome includes the window CTTTATCATCATTTTCTTAGACCCACTCTCCCACTACTCCACTTCCACTCGCATCATTACTTCTTCACTCATAATATAATGGCCTATCAATAGGCCATTACAAGTAGCTAGTGAACTCACCTAGAGTAGGTACTAGCTCAAGTGGAGCTTGTGGTTCTTGCATCTGTAATTATAACCTGTTCAGAGAATCATTAAGAGACAAACATCTATGACATGTCTCAAAAACATCCCAAATATAGGAGAAAAAAGCTCTCATAGCATGATTCATGCTATCAAAGCTCATCACTTTATGTCGAGGCTTAATAGGTGCAACAAGAGGTTGTGgtagtctctctctctctctctctctctctctctctctctctctctctccctctctctctctctctttctgtgtgtgtgtgtgttatgCAATATTGGGCAATATAAGTATCATCCAGTTTATACGTTTGTCAGAGGCATATTTCTTCGTTGAATTCACAATCTCCTAAATCTTGTTGGAGATTACTCTTGATATGTCTACTTGTTTTCTTTTACTATGTACCATATCAGTTGTGCGGTCTTAAGGGTAGCAACGAAGGTGTGGCTTACATGTGTAACATTGTGTAGGAGGAAAGTCATCTATATTTGAGTTTTGATGATCAGGTATGATCTCTTGAAACAAATAGGAAGTTTGTCTCGTCTCAACCACTATACCAAAAAAGATATTTAATAGATTTTTTACCCTTTAATAACATTTATAAGAGCTATTAAAACTCTGCTATTATAGGTTAATCACTTAATATAAACATTATTAAAAGTCTAGTCTTTAATAACACTTCTAAAAAAAAAAGAGAGGCTATTGTAGCCATTTTTAACTTCACATTTTTTGAACATGATTTAGTAGCGTTTCTAAGAAAAGCGCTATCATAAGCTTTCCAATTAACACCTATAAAACTTTTCTTTATAAATGTTACTATAGGATctcatatttttttaattattgtttaGAGATTATACAAGGATTTTTTTTTAAGAATTTCatttttcataaaaaatacaaaaatttatTTAACATATTCATTATCAAATACTATAACTAAATACAACTCAAATAGAAATAAGCATGAAAATGTCATCTTTAATTAAATTTAATCTAATTTTTATATAAATCAACACtcaaacatatatatatatatatatatatatatatatatatatatatatatatatatatatatatatatatatatatataatatatatatatatatatatatatatatatataattaaagCTCTTCCCAAGAAAGTGTAAGCTCATGTCCCATTAACTTTTAAACATACCTAGACATCTTGTATTATTGCACtcatttccttttatttttaaatgagttggtcgattttttttttaaataatcacaatttaaaaaaaaaatctaaaataataatttaaaaaaaaaatccaaaataaccaCCTTTCAAAAAAGTTGCGTCAGATGAACTGACACATCCATTTCCCCTAAAGAGGAGGCGTCAGCTTGAGTGGTGCATACATTGGATGCCTCATGAAGAGGCGTCGATGCCTATGGCGCCTGGCTTTGGCATGTGGCGTATGCACCAATTCATCTGGCACATATACCCTTGTGTGAAGGTCCGGCGGAAGTTTCAGCGGTATTTGATAGATATGTCATCATTTGagcccatgtcatcgtagttaggtcgaTGGGGTTGGATGGATTGTGGACGGTATAGttgccaaagcaaacacacatgtggtcacggtgtttgactGCACTAAAAGTTGGTAtagtgttgtcgagtccatggatcacaatgagggcatgccgatgggacagtacaaagtcgaactagatagaggttggtgcgattgcggaaagttccaagccttttgTACGCCCTGCTCCCATATcattgcggcatgttcaaaggttctAAGGGATCTATCATACTTGctatctgacgtttacaaagtcaccagcctatcaaatgtttataaaattagtttttccgtCGTGGtaaaagaggattactggccagaatatcaaggggacatcgtctggcacaacaaagttatgcgaagaaagaaaaagggtcaCCCAAACAGCATCCGCATTCGAACCaaaatggatacggcgaacaaaatggttaaattatgtagttcatgccgtcagtcaggtcacaatcgtactaaTTGTCCTAGTGTTGAAACGAGCACGaccagataaattcacatgtacctctgttgtaatatatgaaaaactaaatttatttcatattataagtttgtGAGGAAATATCATTACATAAACAACAATGCAGACAAAAACAACTACAATACAATAACTAAGagattacaaccatcaaaactattttgaacatgtaatgtatcatcctatgaacgtctcggtcagtcttaatatccatctactcacgcacttctccattttggttgaacgtgggcacaagccattggattcttctaatcctttcaccatccCCAATTCCTCCATTTAACCAATtgttcaacgtccgattaagacgtcCAAACGAATatatattccaaagtcgaatctttattGGAGACGCAACGGCGGAAAATATTAAATCGGCATTTCGtttgtgaatgtattcagactTGGTTAAAACTAAAAAACTTGAAGGAGAGTGaagttgaatgaaagaaaatatggTTGTATGGTAAGATTTGCGTGAAAAATATTGCATACAGGACGAGGTATTTATACAGAGCAACTAGAAAATGCATGCGTCAAAGGGTTAGGCGCCTGACATGTCAAGACATGTAGACGCCAGAGGTATTTGCGCATCTTCATGAGTCAAATGAATGCGCCATAGGCATTGGCGACTCTTCATGATACAAAATGGATGTGCCAGTTCATCTGGCGCATCTGTTTTAAAAGGTGGTTATTTTGGGGGGAAACTGGAAAATaattattttggttttttttaattatggttatttaaaaaaaaatccaaattgATCTCTTGTATTAAATATACTAATGTTTTTTAATTAGTTGCAATTTTTTAAGTTTATACGATTGATTTTTAAGATCGTTCTCcgtgatatatatatatatatatatatatatatatatatatatatatatatatatatatatatatatatatatatatatatatatatatatatatatatatatatatataatcacaaCCACAACATAACAAAAATTGTCCCCGTTGAAGTCTTTGGTTTAATTCAATAtctatttaaaaataaataaatacacAGTCACAACAAAAACCTATAAAACCCATTAATATTTATGCATTGCATACATGTGTGCCAGAAAGGTATTTTCATCCCTCCAATTGAAATTTAGCTATTACTTTAGTATGAAATAATGTAAcaataaaaaattaattgggatCTTTTTATTTCAATTATTATATATGAATTATTATTAGTCAAACAATTATTAGTAAAACAAATGTCTTTGGAACTATCATACAATTATTGAAGGATAATTTGTATTTTAGTTTTTCGTCTACGTGACgttattgtttgtgtatattAAATAATAGCGTATTTAGTCATTAAGCATGTAATAAATGTAAGAGCAGTTTATGTAACAATGTGTATGTGTGCAACTATTTATAGTAGTTGTTTTAGCAGAGTAATGGAAGTTTGTTATTCTATCTTCTCTCTCTTattccatcttcatccatttcaccttgtgcaccaacaattgaTATCATAGCCTGGTTCAGATCTAcagggaaacacgagtgaacggtgaggcgttgtgtgattgattttgttTCTTGAGTTCGTGTTGAACTTTTGATTGCAATCGTAACAGAATCACATTTTTTATTTTGTGGGATTGGGAAACACTAGTGTTTGGTGAGATCTGAGTTTTGCACAAGGTTGAAAATGAACGGAAACGGTAATCTGGGTATCAACCTTCCAATGTTCGATGGCAAGAACTGAAATCGTTGGAGATTCAGATGCGTATGTTGTTTGGCGCTCAAGATGTTTTTGATCTCGTCAGCGATGGTTACGTTCAGGTTGCACTTCCAGAAAATGCAATGGATACACAGAGAAATGTCCAGCATGATCTGAGAAAGAATGATCAAAATGCatgttctacatccatcagtgtgtggatgtgaaTGTGTTTGAGAAAATTATTGATTAGATTACGACGAAGGTTGCATGGGACACATCGGTATGGTGCTAAAACGATTACATCTCCAAAGTGAGAATCAACGAAGAGGGTAAAGCTTCAGTCTCTGcgtaagcagtatgagaatctcagcATGAAGAACAATGAAAAGGTATCTGACTACATCTCTAaagtgattctgatcacaaatgaaATAAAGTTGTGTGGAGAAACTCTCTTTGTAAAaagtatcattgagaaggtacttagatctcttactcctcagtttgattaaATCGTTGTAGaaattgaacattctaaggatcttAGCACCATGAGGATAGAAAAGTTGCAAAGAAGTCTAAAGGCACAAGAGTTGCGTCTCACTGAGGGAAACTCTGAAATGGAGGTAGAACAGtaggctctgaaagcaacttctgataaGAAATATCATAAGCAGTCTTAGTTAGAAAAACCCTAAAGAGATCTGATGGTGTTCAGAAGTCGAAAACCTCGACTTCTAGAAGGCAAAAAAAGTGCTCAGAAGGGGAAGGGGAAGTATGATAAGAAGAAAGTTTAGTGCTATTTTTATAATAAGTTTGGCCACTTCGCAGctgattgttggtcaaacaagaaaagaaaataagaagaagCAAACATAGCCAAAAGAGATTCTGGTGATGAATTTGTGCTATTGATGGCTTCTGAATATGATGATGCGTATTTGGcagactggtggtatatggacactggaTGCTCAAATCATCTTACTAAAAATAAGAAATGACTGGTTGATTTTGACTCTGGGAAGAAGACcaagatcagatgtgctgatgacaaatacCTCAATGCTGAAGGTATGAGAAATGTCAGAGTAGTTTTGAATAATGATAAATCATCGCTGATTTAGAATGTGTGGTATGTTCCTGACATGAAAAGAAATTTGATGAGTGTTGGTCAATTAATTGAGAAAcgtttttcagttaccatgaaggaaATACTTTTGAAGTTGTACGATTGTAATTAGAAGCTGATTATGAAGTCAGAACAGGGGaggaatagaacattcaaagTGAATTTTAAAACTGCATACTCTGAATTCCTTAGTGTAACAAGTGTTGTGAAGTAAAGTGAGTTAtggcacaaaagatttggtcatCTGAACTTTAGAAGCTTAGGGAATCTGAATTCAAAGAATTCGGTACATGGAATTCATGTAATTAAGAAGTTAGAGAAGTAATGTAATGTGTGCATGAGAAGGAAGCAACCAAGACTACCATTTGCATCTAAAATGCATCTAAGAGCAAAGCATGCTCTGGGTGTGGTGCATTTTGATGTGTGTGGAAAATTTCTAGTACCTTCACTTGtagggaataaatactttgtgtcatttgtTGATGAGTTCAAAAGAATAACATGGCTATAccttataaagttcaaacacgaggtgtttgctgaatttaagaaattcagaATCAACTCTGAGAATCAGTGTGATCAGAAGCTAAAAATTctcagaactgatggtggaggtgagtataactctacagagttcagaaagttctgtgaggagaatggaattgagcatgaggtgaaTTATTCATGCactcctcaacacaatggtcttgtTGAGAGAAGAAACTGAACTTTGCTTAATATGACAAGGAGCatgttgaagaagaagaagttaCCTCACACTTTGTGGGGAGAAGTTGTTTTTACTTCAACGTATGTTCTCAAcaggtgtccaaccaagaagTTGAAAGAAATTGTTCCTTTAGATAAGTGAACTGGAGATAAGAAAAATGTAAgccatctgaaggtgtttggttaTGTTTGTTACAAACATGTTCTAGATGCTAAGAGAAGGAAGTTAGACGACAGAAGCAGAGTTATGTTGCTTGTAGGGTGCCATAGTACAGGTTCCTATAAGATATATTGTCCTGTCACTAACAAGGTTGAATTCAGTAGATATGCCTTTATGAAAGAATCAGAAGCGTGGGATTGGAGTACACCTCAATCCAACTCTGGTGTAGTGTTAACCTCTAAAGATACTTCAGAATCTGAAGGTTATGAAAATGAGTCAGACTTAGAAGATGACTCTGAATTTAAAGATGAGTCAGAATCAGAAGTTGATTCTGAAAGTACTCTGAAGGCGAGTCTAACTCTGATGGTGAATCTGATTATGATCTagattctgatggtgattcagaCTCTCGTGGAGATCCAGACTCTTGGAATATTACATACTCTGAAGGTGGTCATGCCTTTGAAGGTGGTACTTATGGGGTTCTAGCATCTGATACTGTTCAACATCTGAAGGAGATTATGAATAAGTTCAGAGGTCGGAAAGAATCAGAAACATTCCAAGGATATTTGCAGAGTTTAATATGTTACAAGACACATAAGTAGACTCTAAAGGAGAAGTCATTTAGTATGACTTGTTAGTAGACTTTGAACTAGTCAATGTTGAAGAAGCGCTCAATTAGAAAGTGTGGCTtaaggccatgaaagaagaactttAGGTTATAGAAAGAAACGAGACTTGGGAGTTGACCAAGCTTCCAAAggacaagaaagccatcagcgtcatATGGGTTTTCAAGGAGAAACTGAAGCCAAATGGATCAATTGaaaacataaagcaaggttggtggCAAGAGATTTTCTACAGAAACCTAGGTTAGACTACTTTGAGGTGTTTGCTCCTATAGCGACACATGAGACAATTAGACTGGTGATTGCAATAactgctaacaggaattggcctctgatgcatttaaATGTGAAATCTTCATTTCTGAATGGTCCATTACAAGAAGAGGTATAcgtttcacaacctcctggatttgaTAAAAAtaatcaggaagggatggtgtacaagttgtataaagccttgtatggactgaaacaagcttCTAGAGCTTGAAATATGAAGATTGGTTTATTTTTCAAGCATCATGGATTCAGAAAGTCTAAGATGGAGTATGGCGTGTATGTTCATCATACTTCTGAAGacaatataattttggtgtttctctatgttgatgacatattgtTAATAGGGAGTTGTGAAcatgagatagctaagttcaagaaggtgttgatgaatgagtttgagaaAACTAATATATGAAAGATGATATATTTCCTAGTGATGGAGTTTATTTAGTCTAAGAAGGGTATCATTTTGCATCAGCTAAAGTATGAACTTGATCATCTGAAGAGATTCAAGTTGTTGAATTATAAGATTGTTGTTACACCGTCTGAAATAAATCACAAAttggattctgattctgaaggtgaCGATGTAGATGCCACAACTTTCAAGCAGTTGGTTGGctctctgaggtatttgtgtaataccagACCTGACAGTTATTATGCAATTGgaatggttagtaggttcatgagtaaatCGAAGTGGTCTAATTACCAAGCTAttgtcaggattctgaggtatataaagagaactctgaagtatggagttttgtttCCTTCTGGAGGAAAGGCTAATTTAGAGTTGATGGATTACTCAGACTgtgattggtgtggagacagagttgacatGAGAAGTACTTATGGATACTTATTTAAGTTTCTTGAAAGTCATATatcttggtgttccaagaagcaaccagttGTTGTTTTGTCAACCTGTGAAGCAAAATATATTGCAGGTGTTGTGGTTGCGTGTCAAGCTGTTTTCCTTCTGAATTTATTGCACGATCTGAAGATCAAGGTGAACAAGCCTCtgaagttgatgattgataacaagtctgcaatcaTTTTCTAAGAATTCGGGTTCATAATAGAATGCTAGAAGTTATGCATTGTAGCACTCAAAAGCACCTGacagatgttctgacgaaagtgatcaagactgatcaatttctccaCTTGAGGGATGAAATTGATGTTATTAGTTTTTATTAATTAAACCGTGAATTAAGGAATGGTGTTGAAGGGTAATTCAATATTTTAGTATTTTGCCTACGTGTCattattgtttgtgtatataaGCAGTAGTGTGCTTAGCCATTAAGCATGTAATAGTTGTAAGAGTTGTTTGTGTAGCAATGTGTATGTGTGTGCGCACAATCATTTGTTATAATCGTTTTAGCAGAGTAGTGAAAATTTGTTattctctttctctctcttcttccatcttcatccatttcGCCTTGAATACTAACAAAAATTAATGTCTTACAACATATCTCTTAATAAATAAAGAAAGGGAATGACCTGAGTTTGAAGATCTTCTCATAAATCTAGAAGTATCTCACGAGTAGTTTACTCGTGTCGCACACTCACAATATGCTTCCATCAAAGAAAGAGTTGTGGTTATGGTGTGATAGCTTGCACCCGTCTATAGgatgaaaaataaagtatgaaaCTTTTTCTATCAATGCTCTTACAATAATCTGTAAGGAAAAGACATACATGTATTTGATCTTCTCCCAACAATCTTTTGTTGCATTTAAGAGCTTCATGGAGGTACCAAAGCACCACATTAACATTTTCCACACATTCTTCCATCATAGCTACATTTACATAGGAGGGGTAAAACTCGATTAACATATATACCTGTCAAAATCTGCATTAAGTTCCGTGAAAACATAGAAAGTTTATGAATAATTAATAGAAATTCCTGACATCGACAACTAAACGACTTCATTAAAGGTTAACTTACGTTAAAACCAGTTCAATATGTTACAGACTGGCAGTTTTTCATTCAATTGGAATGCATTTCAAAATAACATCTACATGCATGCTAATTCCTCTAATTAAAACAGAGTTGCCAGAATTTCCAATTTAGATCCACTTTAACTATCTGGATCTGGCTATCCTATGAAATCTCTATACATTTATTAGAACTAGTCCTTATTCCTAACATATTCAACCACAAATAAAATATGCTAGAAGGTTAAACATCAGGTGAAAACACTCATGGCTTCATATAAGTATGCTTCTTCTCATTTTGGTGGCCGTCTTCAGGATGAGTGATAGTCGTAGATTAAAGGTCGTGGAAAAACTGCAAATATTGGGTGCAATCAATATAATGttgatgtttttattttgttgcacCAACTTTCAGAAGATCCTTGATTTACTCTTTGATAGTATCCTGCAAAAAATCTAAAGTATCGGATAATCTAATTTACTTTCTCTAAGATAACAATTTATACTTACATTTGGTATTAAAGCAGGTTATAGATAATTTGTTTCTAAAATCCAGAGAATGGTTTCCACAAATTCGATTTTTAGAGACCGTGGTAATAACAACAAGCCTCCCTGCTTTGTTGGAGAATACTATGATTTTTATAAAATTCGAATGAAAGCATATCTTGAAAAACAATGCGATGATATTTGGGATGTTGCTGAAAATAGGTCCATTCATTCCAACAACCGTCATTAACAATGAAGAATAAGTAAAGGCAAAAGACTTATAGAATGAAGATGATAAAAAGAAAGTCTTATTTGACAAGAAAGAAAAGAACATGTTTCAATCGACACTTGGAATGAATGAGTTATTTCGTGTCTCTCAATgcaaaacagaaaaataaataTGGGATACACTAGAAGTCACTCATGAAGGAATCATGTAAGTGAATAGATCAAAATTGAACACATTATCTCAAGAGTATGAATTGTTCAAGATGCAACCCGACGAATCAATTCTTGACTTGCGGAAAAGATTCGCACACATGACAAACCACTTAATGGAACTTGATAATACTTTTTCTAATGATGAACTTAATCTTAAAATTCTTATATCTTTAATTGGTGCATGAAAACCAAAAGCGAGGGGGATATCGAAAAAGAAGAGCCTATCAAAAATGACATCCGCAATATTGTTTAGAAAACTTCAAGAGCATGAGATTGAACTTGAAAGACTAGAGAAACATGAGACTCAAGAAATGTTACTTTAAAGTTGATTCAAGGGAAGAATTGGAAGAAGACTTATCAGATGAAGATAAGAACTTCATTCTTCTTGTAAAAAGTTTAGACAAGTTTTTCAATAATGATAAATCTTTAAGctttgaaaaaggaaaaaaaaattCAACAAGAAGGAAACTTCTACAACAATccaaaatttcattttatttgaaTGTGGAAAGCAAATGACACATGAAGATGGATTGTccaaaaaaattaagaaaattgatcataaaaggagaaagaaatcaaaataaaaaaagacCTATATAGCATGGGGTGATAATGAAGTAAGTTCATCATCCAATTCGGAAAGTAGAGAATCTGCAAATCTTGCACTAGTGACATCACGTCATTCAGATGATTAAAAAGATGAGGTATGTTTGAAGCTatgatgcggtgtttcgcaagtatatgaacgcgtcagagtaatataaaagactgtcgaatccacagagaccaagtgtcaatctatcattatctattgttatggtgtttgTCAAAGGCAATAgaaataggtgtttttggagtgtgcaatgaaaagtaaagtgttaAAATAAAgatataattaataaagacagggtcgaatgtaattcacgtaattaattgataatccaagtacttgctagtagagctacttatgggaaatgtttcctactttgaaaagaactaatttaacaggaactgtcgctttcgcgtattcagaaccgagttgtactccctaatcaaaccctcttattgtcacttataaaaaggcgcgcattgctttagagtagtaaacctatttttaagaaatatagtatcttgactaagtaaagtattataacctggatttcttaaccaaaagaggttctcaggaaccagactctaaacttataaacgcgtccgaaaatagttttaaaatctcttttcttcttaatgttaaaatctcctaatgaactaaacaaagcgctttcgctgtttttgaaatagttaaaaacaattaagtttaaaaatacgttggacggctttcgatcttacccaacggaattgaagtgcgggaaaacttaatttgaaagttaaaatagcccttaagtgcttctacaaacaattgtacggattactggttcaattacgatccttacattctaaccttatagatttagttagacatggtaaagtaaaagtgcattaatttaaataaaagtagtgcgagtgcggaaagtaaacaaaagtagtgcgagtgcgaggaaataaataatttaaagcgagtgcgaggaaataaatgaaagtaaagcgagtgcgaggaaataaataatttaaagcgagtgcgaggaaataaataaagtaaagcgagtgcgaggaaataaataaagtaaagcgagtgcgggaaataaataaagtaaagcgagtgcgggaaaataaataaagtaaagcgagtgcggaaaagtaaataagataaagacaagtaataaaaacctgctccaatcggagggttgaataaattgcaaagaggaaatgaaaatggcggcaggattaacttccttccaaagtgctccaaactcgattacagactctatcacagactcgattacacaattgtggtaacactccaatgcgaagcgatcaccactttataaaactgaatatatgcctaagtgaaacaaagttgctctgagtttgcctctgctctaagtttggatgattgtaaaagtgaattcgagtttctatttataagcaagtaaaaagatggaaatgacttggatgcccttcaacttgaaaatgggagggaaactattttcctcttgtggcgcccgccacaaggccaatctgaggcgccttagtggaagtagtggggaacgtgggagttgagggaagttgagcttggacacgtcatggcagggtctatggcgccaaccatggggtaggccacaagaacaaaatgctgaattttagggttttttgctctttttcgctccttttctcgatcggggcttcgattaaagtaaaaacctgaaaacaaaggaaaacataccaataacacaacaaaatgataataaaacaactagaatacatgtgaaatcggagtcgaaaatagggtaaattttagtgttatcaaactctcccacacttaaacctttgcttgtcctcaagcaaaacattaaaaaagctcataaaagaaaattggtgtaaacgagtgctttaggtgaaaattctaagttcaagtcgggatgcagtgataggtactaactgagtgaactaagggtatcatgatgacactaatccgcaaatacggacataaacttcattcctatattaaccaacccatattatcccacaatacctaggcctgcctcttcatctcttttgtATCCTTTTC containing:
- the LOC127082663 gene encoding uncharacterized protein LOC127082663, translating into MHLRAKHALGVVHFDVCGKFLVPSLVGNKYFVSFVDEFKRITWLYLIKFKHEVFAEFKKFRINSENQCDQKLKILRTDGGDAKRRKLDDRSRVMLLVGCHSTGSYKIYCPVTNKVEFSRYAFMKESEAWDWSTPQSNSGVVLTSKDTSESEGYENESDLEDDSEFKDESESEVDSENSRGDPDSWNITYSEGGHAFEGGTYGVLASDTVQHLKEIMNKFRGRKESETFQGYLQSLICYKTHK